A stretch of Triticum aestivum cultivar Chinese Spring chromosome 1D, IWGSC CS RefSeq v2.1, whole genome shotgun sequence DNA encodes these proteins:
- the LOC123182508 gene encoding peroxidase 1 isoform X2 — translation MEPTPLSESVASIRARPTRALPSPTNQPTNQSLHSKQSLEAESVLLHPSRHTPARDYSPKSTAQPLFDLCPVITPHHLPSTVPLPSPFPPSIALRSARRPPRAFFMSRERRLPLVLALAAAVVGVLAVASPRAEAELQVGFYNATCPIAEGVVFAEMHAILHEDPTLAPSLLRMHYHDCFVQGCDGSIMLRSRRGTAERDATPNRSMRGYDAIERIKARLETLCPLTVSCADIIAMAARDAVYLSKGPWYGVETGRRDGNVTVAEYAENDLAPPDSNIVDVKTFFSVKSLTAKDIVVLFGSHSIGTSHCEAFRKRLYNFTGAMDQDPSLDARYARQLRKLCPRRGGGRGRRAKVPMDPGSGFTFDLSYYRHVLATGGLFQSDGSLLHDPATRGYVERMANASSPDEYYQDFAAAMVKMGRTDVLPDSLGEVRATCGVFVD, via the exons ATGGAGCCGACACCGCTGAGCGAATCAGTCGCGAGCATTCGAGCCCGGCCGACGCGCGCCCTCCCCTCACCcaccaaccaaccaaccaaccaatCCCTCCACTCAAAGCAAAGCCTCGAGGCGGAGTCCGTCCTACTGCATCCATCGCGTCACACACCGGCCCGGGACTACAGCCCGAAAAGCACGGCGCAACCACTCTTTGACCTTTGCCCCGTGATCACACCACACCATCTCCCATCCACTGTGCCGCTGCCGTCCCCATTTCCACCCTCGATCGCCCTCCGGTCTGCTCGTCGACCGCCTCGCGCTTTCTTCATGTCCAGGGAGCGGCGGTTGCCGCTCGTCCTGgccctggcggcggcggtggtgggcgTCCTCGCGGTTGCGTCGCCGCGGGCGGAGGCGGAGCTGCAGGTCGGGTTCTACAATGCGACGTGCCCGATCGCGGAGGGGGTGGTGTTCGCGGAGATGCACGCCATCCTGCACGAGGACCCCACGCTGGCGCCCTCGCTGCTCCGGATGCACTACCACGACTGCTTCGTCCAGGGCTGCGACGGCTCCATCATGCTCAGGTCCCGCCGGGGCACGGCGGAGCGGGACGCCACCCCGAACCGGAGCATGCGGGGCTACGACGCCATCGAGCGGATCAAGGCCAGGCTCGAGACGCTCTGCCCGCTcaccgtctcctgcgccgacatcatcgccatggccGCCAGGGACGCCGTCTACCTG AGCAAGGGGCCGTGGTACGGCGTGGAGACCGGGCGGCGGGACGGCAACGTGACGGTGGCCGAGTACGCGGAGAACGACCTGGCGCCGCCGGACTCCAACATCGTCGACGTCAAGACCTTCTTCAGCGTCAAGTCCCTCACCGCCAAGGACATCGTCGTCCTCTTCG GGAGCCACAGCATCGGGACCTCCCACTGCGAGGCGTTCCGGAAGCGGCTCTACAACTTCACGGGCGCCATGGACCAGGACCCGTCGCTGGACGCCCGGTACGCGAGGCAGCTGAGGAAGCTCTGcccgcgccgcggcggcggccggggcaggagggcCAAGGTGCCCATGGACCCCGGCAGCGGCTTCACCTTCGACCTCAGCTACTACCGCCACGTGCTCGCCACGGGGGGCCTCTTCCAGTCCGACGGCAGCCTCCTCCACGACCCCGCCACCAGGGGCTACGTCGAGAGGATGGCCAACGCGTCGTCGCCCGACGAGTACTACCAGGA
- the LOC123182508 gene encoding peroxidase 1 isoform X1 translates to MEPTPLSESVASIRARPTRALPSPTNQPTNQSLHSKQSLEAESVLLHPSRHTPARDYSPKSTAQPLFDLCPVITPHHLPSTVPLPSPFPPSIALRSARRPPRAFFMSRERRLPLVLALAAAVVGVLAVASPRAEAELQVGFYNATCPIAEGVVFAEMHAILHEDPTLAPSLLRMHYHDCFVQGCDGSIMLRSRRGTAERDATPNRSMRGYDAIERIKARLETLCPLTVSCADIIAMAARDAVYLSKGPWYGVETGRRDGNVTVAEYAENDLAPPDSNIVDVKTFFSVKSLTAKDIVVLFGTHFSFPLYRFTRTYVRGRQQQPNTHRTDNGILAPPPGSHSIGTSHCEAFRKRLYNFTGAMDQDPSLDARYARQLRKLCPRRGGGRGRRAKVPMDPGSGFTFDLSYYRHVLATGGLFQSDGSLLHDPATRGYVERMANASSPDEYYQDFAAAMVKMGRTDVLPDSLGEVRATCGVFVD, encoded by the exons ATGGAGCCGACACCGCTGAGCGAATCAGTCGCGAGCATTCGAGCCCGGCCGACGCGCGCCCTCCCCTCACCcaccaaccaaccaaccaaccaatCCCTCCACTCAAAGCAAAGCCTCGAGGCGGAGTCCGTCCTACTGCATCCATCGCGTCACACACCGGCCCGGGACTACAGCCCGAAAAGCACGGCGCAACCACTCTTTGACCTTTGCCCCGTGATCACACCACACCATCTCCCATCCACTGTGCCGCTGCCGTCCCCATTTCCACCCTCGATCGCCCTCCGGTCTGCTCGTCGACCGCCTCGCGCTTTCTTCATGTCCAGGGAGCGGCGGTTGCCGCTCGTCCTGgccctggcggcggcggtggtgggcgTCCTCGCGGTTGCGTCGCCGCGGGCGGAGGCGGAGCTGCAGGTCGGGTTCTACAATGCGACGTGCCCGATCGCGGAGGGGGTGGTGTTCGCGGAGATGCACGCCATCCTGCACGAGGACCCCACGCTGGCGCCCTCGCTGCTCCGGATGCACTACCACGACTGCTTCGTCCAGGGCTGCGACGGCTCCATCATGCTCAGGTCCCGCCGGGGCACGGCGGAGCGGGACGCCACCCCGAACCGGAGCATGCGGGGCTACGACGCCATCGAGCGGATCAAGGCCAGGCTCGAGACGCTCTGCCCGCTcaccgtctcctgcgccgacatcatcgccatggccGCCAGGGACGCCGTCTACCTG AGCAAGGGGCCGTGGTACGGCGTGGAGACCGGGCGGCGGGACGGCAACGTGACGGTGGCCGAGTACGCGGAGAACGACCTGGCGCCGCCGGACTCCAACATCGTCGACGTCAAGACCTTCTTCAGCGTCAAGTCCCTCACCGCCAAGGACATCGTCGTCCTCTTCGGTACGCACTTTTCCTTTCCTCTATATCGCTTCACGCGCACGTACGTCCGTGGACGACAGCAACAGCCCAACACACACCGCACTGACAATGGCATCCTTGCTCCACCTCCAGGGAGCCACAGCATCGGGACCTCCCACTGCGAGGCGTTCCGGAAGCGGCTCTACAACTTCACGGGCGCCATGGACCAGGACCCGTCGCTGGACGCCCGGTACGCGAGGCAGCTGAGGAAGCTCTGcccgcgccgcggcggcggccggggcaggagggcCAAGGTGCCCATGGACCCCGGCAGCGGCTTCACCTTCGACCTCAGCTACTACCGCCACGTGCTCGCCACGGGGGGCCTCTTCCAGTCCGACGGCAGCCTCCTCCACGACCCCGCCACCAGGGGCTACGTCGAGAGGATGGCCAACGCGTCGTCGCCCGACGAGTACTACCAGGA